The DNA window AATTATGGAGAAGAAAACCAGAGGCAGCCCCAAGATAATGAAGAGCAGTATTCTATGCATACCGGGGTTCAAAAgcaacaacaaaaacaacaaacGTTTATCACCGGTGACCCTGCTAGAACGCTTCAGAGAAGCAGTTTTTCGCTTGATAATGCTATCAGCTCTCAGCAAGGCCTCACATCATCATCAAAGTAGCTCATCAACCGTCCCACGAAGATATTACCCTGCTGATGCTCACCACAACGAAGCTGTTGCAGATTGTATCGAATTCATCAAGAAAAAATCTTCCAGGGAGTCCAGAGCTAGTAGTTCAAATATGGATGCTGCCACTAGTGAAATTGTCATGCCGGTTCCAGTTATGTAATATAAACATCTTATTGCTTTAAATGCCGAGTTTGTTTTATATTAAGCTTCTGCTTTCAGTTTTGCAGATTTGGGTGATGTATAATTTGGGGTGTATGAAATATACAAGGAATTTGTAGAATACTAGAGTCATATGTTGAGGTTTTTCTTTTTGATGCAGAAGCAGAACTTAAAACTTCTGCTCTTACATTCCTGTCTCTGTTTACgtattgtttgtttttttattggaTCTATCATCCACATGTCCTGGAGAATGCCCCCCAAGATGTTGGATCCCTTCCTTTTATGTCAGGTTCGTCCTTTTAGTTTCACAAATCACAGGTGACAGGCCAACCACTGCACTAATAAAACACAAAAGGTTCAGTTGGTTGTGTTGGAGTAGTTGTTATGTAACACTCAAATCAGACAAAACCAAACCTACATTTTCTAGGAAAATCATCTTTTATATGCGAACCTGATTTATTGATTCCCaaacaagtaaaaaatattaCAAGAAACATTACTCAAATTCCATGTGCGTATATAGCCGAGATTCTCAATTTTCATGTGCAATACCTAACATTACACCAAGCGTTGACCAAATAATAACTTCCATTTGAGAATATTACTGTATGTTAGACCACAGTCCAATTCAAAGTGTTGGATACCATCTTGATGGCTAAAGCCTGGGCTGTTCATACCTCAACATGAGCCAAAATCTCACATGGGAAAGTAACTGAAATTTTGAATGCAAAACGGgagcatatttaattttaaatcctTGAAACAAATGCTTAGAAACTAATTAAGTACATCGttttatacaatttataatcCTCATGGAACATGACTCtcaattgagaaaaggaaagaaagtaCAGAATCTCGTCTTTCTTGTAGCTAAAAGTAGAACCAAGCAATTATAGCAACAATCCAATCTATCAAATTCCAGCAGCTTCCACCGGGTCAAGCCAACCTCAAGTCCGAGCAGTAGACCAGCTGTGAACCCGAGTTTTGATTTTTCAGAAAAGTGACACCAATACCCGCCCTCTGAAGTTACAAGCTAATCCAATAACTTAAGTATGACAATCTAGCCCAATAACCACTATTCGAGGgtttcaaaataagtaaatagGAACTTATACCACTCACAAATACTGAAATGATCAATAACATGAACAGAAAAATAATTTCCAGAGTAGACATTCAGCAACCCATCACCTGCTCTGATTCACAGTGAACCTTCTCCTATATGAAGGGCCTCTTCGAGGCCGGGTTGAGGAACGCCATTCTGAGGGCTCATTATTCTCTGTTAAGCCCTTGGCTTCCCTTTTATCTTCTCTTCTAAACGGTTGCCTTACAGGGCGTTCAGATTTAGGTGAACTAAATTCCTTGGGCCTCTCTGCATCATATGACAACGGTTCAATGCCCTGCAAGTCTGATTCTGGAGCATATCCTATAGGCCGTTTCAATTCATCCATTCTCCTAAATGTGATCGATATCCTAAGGAGGGAAGTGATAGAGAAGAAAATGAATATAAATTAATGAAAGATCTTCACAACTAACAAcaaaaggatcgtaaatttaaaataGTACCTCTTCGTAGGAACTGCAGGCACACAATGCTTAGCAACGTCTGCTCCATTTCCATTTAAAACTAGAACTGACCTGAGAGGAGAAATAACTGATTCTAAGTTTTTAACTCAATAGTTTTAAACTAATAATGATTACATTAGAGCAAGATAGGATCAGTAAGTGCATAAAAAGAATCTTACCCGACAGGTAGGGGAATTGCAATTGGCCCGGAAAACACACCAGCATCTACAACCTTCAAGTTTGACCCAAAAACTATATTGCACTCGCTAAGAAATGATACAGTGCAGAATGGTCTAACAAAATCATGGTTGTCAATGTGAGGAGGTATGCAGTCACCTTCTTCATATATATTAACAATACAACTGTCAGGCACACAGGTCGGAGGAAGCACATGCCATCTGACTAGCCTTCTAATTATTACCTTGAAGAGATCAGGTATAGGATCTACAACTTCATTTTGAAGAATACCAGGTGGGTTACCATTTTTGTCCTGCCATCAGAAAGAAAACACAATAAAGCTTTTCAGCCACCAGTTACCGCTTCTTGTGACTACAGTGTCTCCAGACACTTGACTAATCTTCACAGCAATACATGGATGCATAAAAGCTTACCATTGCATAATTGTAACAGCA is part of the Gossypium hirsutum isolate 1008001.06 chromosome D11, Gossypium_hirsutum_v2.1, whole genome shotgun sequence genome and encodes:
- the LOC107911317 gene encoding uncharacterized protein; translation: MHIKNLSGALDSSIKGLYYQRAKGQRIMEKKTRGSPKIMKSSILCIPGFKSNNKNNKRLSPVTLLERFREAVFRLIMLSALSKASHHHQSSSSTVPRRYYPADAHHNEAVADCIEFIKKKSSRESRASSSNMDAATSEIVMPVPVM